The genomic DNA TTTGCTAGGCAGGGAGGAAGCATCCCATCCACCGCCAAGAGCCTCAATCAGCGTGACGGAATCCAGAATGCGGCTTTGCTGAATTTGCAGCGCCGTTTCTGCGTTGGAAAGAGCTGTTACTTCCGCCGTAATCACCGTGGTGTAAATCTGGGTGCCAGCCATGTACTGGTTGAAGGAAATCTGCACAGCCTTGTTGGCTGCTTCTACAGCAACGGCCTGCTGGTCTGCCTGATCTGCCAGCACGCGCAGGTTGGCAAGCTGATCTTCCACCTGTTGCAGGGCGGTTAGTACGGTCTGGCGGTAGGCAGCCACGTAGTAATTGTAATTGGTGTTGGCTTCACGCACGGCAGCGGTACGTGCACCACCTTCAAACAAGGTTTCCGTGGCGGAAGCGCCCAAGGCCCAAATACGGTTGGCTACCTGCACCAGCGCCCCTACCGGGTCACCACTGTAGGAGTAGCTGGCCGTTAGTTTTACGTCTGGGTAAAAGGCTGCAAGTGCTGCGCCAATCTGGGCGTTATATTCTTCCATCCTACGTTCTGCGGCAGAAACATCTGGCCTACGTTGCAGAAGCTCTGAGGGCACAGCAACGGGAATAGCCGGAATATCGCGCGTGAGTGCACCATGTGGGATGGAAAGATCTGCCGGAGATTTGCCCATCAGAATGGCAATGGCGTGTTCATATCCTGCGCGGGCGGCATCTGTTGCGGTGGCTTGAGCACGAGTTTGTTCAAGCTGCGTTTTGGCCTGCATTAGGGTGGTGGGGTCAGCCGTGCCCGCATCATACTGGTTTTTGGTAATCTGGTAGGAGCGCTCGTAAAAATCTACGTTTTTTTGCAGCAGATCGTGCAAGCTGTCCTGATACCGCAGGTTAAAATAGGCTGTTGCCAACTGTGCCTGATAGGAGAGTTTGGCATTGGCCAAATCAGCCGCAGAAGCCTGAGCCTCTGTGACCTGAGCCTGAATCTGGCGGCGGATATTGCCCCACAAATCCAGATCCCACGAGGCTGAAGCCCCCATTGCATAGGTGTTTTCAGTGGTGTTGGAGGCAACGGATGACGTTGTATCTCCGTAATTGATGATCGTGCCCGATGAGCGAGAGCCACGGCCAGAACTCTGACGGTTGAAGGAGAGGGCACCGCTTAACGTAGGATATAGTTCTGCCCGTATGGCGTTAATAGCAGCGCGGGCATTGCGGTATCTGGCCTCATACTGCGCCACGTTCTGGTTGTTGATTTCAACCTGAGATTCAAGCTGGTTCAACAGCGGGTCATTATACAACGTCCACCACGCGCCTTTGGGAATGGCGGCCAAGCTGGGTTGCGCATAGTTCCAGCCAGCAGCAGGCCGAAGCTCCTTAAACTGCGGAGAGATAATGGCCGAAGGGCGTTTGTAATTGGGGCCAACCATGCAGCCCATAAGCGCCAGTGGTGCCATAAGGCTGGCAGCGCGGCGGGACAGTTTTTTGTGTTTGAGCATCATGCTGGAAAAAGAAGGCGAAACCATCAGCTATCCTGCCGGGAGGTGCGAGAAAAGAAAGAGCGCAGGCGTATTTTCTGAACGTGCAGTCGCCACGTATCAAGCGTAAGATAAATAACAGGGGTGGTGTAAAGCGTAAGTGCCTGACTGACGAGCAACCCACCCACAATGGCAATGCCCAACGGGTGGCGCAGTTCTGCCCCATAGCCATTGGTGATCATCAGCGGGGCTGCCCCCAGTGCTGCGGCAGCGGATGTCATGATAATGGGGCGGAAGCGGAGCAGGCAGGCAGTACGAATGGCCTCAAGTGAAGACATGCCATGTTCACGTTCTGCCACAAGGGCAAAGTCCACCAACATGATGGCGTTTTTCTTCACAATGCCAATCAGTAAAATCACCCCGATCATGGCAATAAGCGAGAACTCTTCACCAGCCAGTTGCAGCGCCAGCAGCGCCCCAACACCCGCAGAAGGCAGAGTGGAAAGAATGGTGAGCGGGTGCAGGTAGCTTTCGTACAGAATACCCAGAACAATATACACGGCGCATAGAGCTGCCAGGATCAGCAGGGGCTCATCATTCACGGCCTTCTGGAACTGTGCGGCATTTCCCGCAAAGCTGCCGTGGATGGTAGAGGGCATGTGCAACGTAACCTGAGCAGCATTGATAATCTGTGTTGCCGTACTGAGCGAAACCCCCTTGGCCAGATTGAAGGAGATAGTGGAAGCCACTGCCATACCCTGATGGTTGACCGAAAGGGGGGTGCGTGTCTGCACAATCTGTGAAACCAGCGTAAGTGGCACCATGCTTTCAGAAGAGGTGCTGACGGCGGAACCGCTGGAAGCCCCGGCACCACCAGCCAGTGCGTTGGCAATCTGGTTTTTGAAGGATTCCGAACTCAGGGAGGATTCCGAGCTACTGCCTGCGGCATCCAGCCCGCTGGTGTTGCGCACACGTATGGTGTTGGATTGTGTGCCACCACCTGCTGTGCCACCAGCCACACTGACCCACACCTGCATCAGGCTATGGGGGTTAGACCACAGCACCGGATCAGCTTCCATGACTACGC from Acetobacter ascendens includes the following:
- a CDS encoding efflux transporter outer membrane subunit translates to MVSPSFSSMMLKHKKLSRRAASLMAPLALMGCMVGPNYKRPSAIISPQFKELRPAAGWNYAQPSLAAIPKGAWWTLYNDPLLNQLESQVEINNQNVAQYEARYRNARAAINAIRAELYPTLSGALSFNRQSSGRGSRSSGTIINYGDTTSSVASNTTENTYAMGASASWDLDLWGNIRRQIQAQVTEAQASAADLANAKLSYQAQLATAYFNLRYQDSLHDLLQKNVDFYERSYQITKNQYDAGTADPTTLMQAKTQLEQTRAQATATDAARAGYEHAIAILMGKSPADLSIPHGALTRDIPAIPVAVPSELLQRRPDVSAAERRMEEYNAQIGAALAAFYPDVKLTASYSYSGDPVGALVQVANRIWALGASATETLFEGGARTAAVREANTNYNYYVAAYRQTVLTALQQVEDQLANLRVLADQADQQAVAVEAANKAVQISFNQYMAGTQIYTTVITAEVTALSNAETALQIQQSRILDSVTLIEALGGGWDASSLPSKDSMQTDNPLLPSFIQKDKN